One window from the genome of Sulfodiicoccus acidiphilus encodes:
- the pyrI gene encoding aspartate carbamoyltransferase regulatory subunit, with product MEGELIVRKIREGTVIDHIPRGKALLLLRLMGIKGDEGYRLAVVSNVESKKMGKKDIIKVEGKELKGEEVDLIALVAPTVTINIVRNFEVVEKRKISVPKIVRGLLKCPNTSCVSNNDPEAVSEFSVRRESPLLISCSYCESRLSGEDVVKQLSGD from the coding sequence ATGGAAGGAGAGCTCATTGTGAGGAAGATAAGGGAGGGGACGGTAATAGACCACATTCCTCGGGGGAAGGCCCTCCTCCTCCTGAGGTTAATGGGAATAAAGGGGGACGAGGGCTATAGGCTGGCGGTCGTATCTAACGTCGAGAGCAAGAAGATGGGCAAAAAGGACATCATAAAGGTGGAAGGGAAGGAGTTGAAGGGCGAGGAAGTTGACCTCATCGCATTGGTCGCTCCCACCGTAACAATAAACATAGTAAGGAACTTCGAAGTGGTGGAGAAGAGGAAAATCTCTGTCCCTAAGATAGTTCGGGGATTACTCAAGTGTCCTAATACTTCCTGCGTCAGCAACAACGATCCAGAGGCGGTGTCTGAGTTCTCGGTCAGGAGGGAATCTCCTCTACTCATTTCCTGCAGTTACTGCGAGTCCAGATTAAGTGGGGAAGACGTGGTGAAACAGCTCTCGGGTGATTGA